In the genome of Paenibacillus pabuli, the window GGATATTTTCCATACATCGAATCATGGTGTCCTGCACTGTCTCTTCGGCGACGTTGGGATCCATCGTTACTTTGACAAGATACTTATATACAAAAGCGTAATGACGCTGCAGCAGTTCTGCCAGTGCACTGTCATCTCCCTGCATCGCTCTCTGTACCTCTTCCAGTTCGGCTGCCTCCATCTGAATCATCACCTGCTCTCCGCTTAGTCTTATGTTATTACGACAGGCTCTGCAGAAACGTTCAATTCAATTCAAAAAAATCTGAAGCCGACAATTTCCCGGGCAATCAGACTTCATTTCGGTAATCTTGCAGTTTGTCGAACCACGGTTGGCTGCGGGCTCCACTGCTCAATAAACGACTTCTCCATATATTTTGCTGTTGATCCTTGATTGGATAAATCTCATTATTCATAAAGTTATGTAGTTGAGAACGCTGGGTAACTGATTCTATTCTGCCACTTTCCATTGCTCTACGACTTTCTTCGATAATCGGATGCTCGGCACGCTGTCCCAACTGAAGTACTCGCTTTTTCTCCACTTCTATTTCCTCGCTCTCATTAGCTATTTTCCCTAATTTTTCAAACTATTTATCATCTCGAGCTTATTATAAATCGACTTGCTAAATGGACTAGAACGATCTGCTGTAGATTCTTGTCAACGATCTGTATGTAGGGGTTAAACGGTGTCACTTGGGTAAAAAAGAGGCTGAAAACAAAAAAAGAACGCAAACCGGGTATAGACCACAGTCTGCGTGCTTCGCAAGTTAGGGTGTTTCTGTTCATTGCTTCAGTTAGATGGTGCATTATTGCTTGTAACAACTAATTGCTATTCTAATGAAAAAGTTGTCACTTGTCCAGACTTTCTTCACATAAATTGTCGGATCATCTTGCAGATACATAGGGATTGTTCTTTTTCTCATATCCGATGGTCGTTTTGGGACCATGACCTGGATACACTTTGACCTCATCAGCGAAGGTATACAATTTGTTCTGAATTGAATCAATCAGGTCCCGTTCACGGCCTCCGGTCAGATCCGTCCTGCCTACACCCATGCGGAACAGCACATCACCTGCAAACAGGTCGTCACCACATAGCAGACTTACACTGCCTGGTGAGTGTCCCGGAGTATGATACACTTTGAACGTATGACCAATAAAGTTCAGTGTCTGCCCTTCATCCATGGCATATTCAGCCGGATCTGTCGAAAGCGGTGGAGTAGCCTGCGGCCAGTTCAAAGAACCATTTAATTTCGGCGTCGTGAGCCAATCACTCTCCAAGTCATGCAAATAAACGGGACAGCCTTTCAACTTGCGAATTTCATCCACGCCGCCCATATGATCAAAATGCGCATGAGTGAGCAGGATCGCTTCGATCTCCAGGTCCTGAATGGCTTTGAGTAATGGCCCCGGATTCATTCCAGGATCAATAATCACGGCTTTACCTGGATCATCACCCTGCAGCAGATATGCATTGGTCTGGAGCGGTCCCAATGAAAATGTACGAATGTTAAGCATATCGGCTCAGTAACCCGAAATCAGTTCACGCAGCTCACGAATAATCGCTGCATTTGACTCCGTTCCTTCCCCATAACGTTTCCCAATCTCTTGACGTGCAACGGCCAAATTATCCTGATAATCTGCTGCTTCACGGTCCGGGTTGAGACGTTTGAATTCTACCA includes:
- a CDS encoding MBL fold metallo-hydrolase encodes the protein MLNIRTFSLGPLQTNAYLLQGDDPGKAVIIDPGMNPGPLLKAIQDLEIEAILLTHAHFDHMGGVDEIRKLKGCPVYLHDLESDWLTTPKLNGSLNWPQATPPLSTDPAEYAMDEGQTLNFIGHTFKVYHTPGHSPGSVSLLCGDDLFAGDVLFRMGVGRTDLTGGRERDLIDSIQNKLYTFADEVKVYPGHGPKTTIGYEKKNNPYVSAR